The following proteins are encoded in a genomic region of Blastopirellula marina:
- a CDS encoding class IV adenylate cyclase: protein MARNTEIKARLTRRSDVEDRIVPLADSGPVVLKQVDHFYRVPEGRLKLRQINGEHAELIFYRRSDLAGPKTSHYRRVPIIHPEQLGLLLTDALQLIGTVKKTRTLYLIGQTRIHLDEVEDLGSYLELEVVLTDDQAEEEGQAIAFDLMSKLDITEDDLVEGAYFDHLNV from the coding sequence ATGGCTCGTAACACTGAAATCAAAGCCCGACTCACGCGACGATCCGACGTAGAAGATCGGATCGTTCCGTTAGCGGACTCGGGCCCAGTGGTACTCAAGCAAGTCGATCACTTCTATCGCGTGCCGGAAGGTCGCTTGAAGTTGCGGCAAATCAACGGCGAACATGCCGAGTTAATCTTCTATCGCCGCAGCGACCTAGCCGGGCCGAAGACATCGCACTACCGTCGCGTACCCATTATCCATCCTGAACAGTTGGGTCTTTTACTGACCGACGCCTTGCAGTTGATTGGAACCGTAAAGAAAACCCGCACGCTCTATTTGATCGGCCAGACTCGGATCCACTTGGATGAAGTAGAAGACCTGGGTTCCTATCTCGAATTAGAAGTCGTCCTGACCGACGATCAAGCTGAAGAAGAAGGTCAGGCGATCGCCTTTGACCTGATGAGTAAACTTGACATCACGGAAGACGACTTGGTGGAAGGCGCTTACTTCGATCATCTGAACGTATAA
- a CDS encoding GNAT family N-acetyltransferase, translating into MSSISIEPVATKRQQNEFIDFAWTLYREDPLWIPPLRQNLKELVNFAHHPFYTRNKVQCFLARRDGKVVGRIAAILNVGHIERYDEKRGFWGFFESVDDTEVSGALFDAVKAWFAEQGIHKMRGPANPSLNHEVGTLVEGFDSSPAFMMTYNPPYYEKLILDYGYEKTQDLYAFWGHLNMLEGLDPKLQFIVDEAKKRFNLKLRRMDRRRFKEDVYTFLDIYNRSLVGTWGFVPIDKSEVDKMAADLKHLLVPELTSVCEVDGEVIGSMFGMLDYNPRIKQIDGRLFPFGFFRLLWNKKAIKNMRLISTNVVPEYQRWGIGLVILERLVADLRAWGVEEVEFSWVLESNHLSRASLERGGAKRSKTYRMYDYAPAEKEGTTP; encoded by the coding sequence ATGTCCTCGATCAGCATTGAACCAGTTGCCACGAAACGCCAACAAAACGAATTCATAGACTTTGCATGGACTTTATACCGAGAAGATCCCCTTTGGATTCCGCCGTTACGTCAAAACCTCAAAGAACTGGTTAACTTCGCTCACCATCCGTTCTATACCCGGAATAAGGTTCAATGCTTTTTGGCGCGGCGTGATGGGAAAGTCGTCGGCCGAATTGCCGCCATCTTAAATGTTGGCCATATCGAACGTTACGATGAAAAACGTGGCTTTTGGGGCTTCTTCGAGTCGGTAGACGATACGGAAGTCAGCGGTGCTCTGTTCGATGCGGTCAAAGCTTGGTTTGCCGAGCAAGGCATCCACAAGATGCGCGGACCAGCGAACCCTTCTTTAAATCACGAAGTCGGAACATTAGTCGAAGGATTCGATAGCTCGCCAGCGTTCATGATGACCTACAATCCGCCCTATTACGAGAAGCTGATTCTCGACTATGGGTACGAGAAAACTCAGGACCTTTATGCGTTCTGGGGGCATTTGAACATGCTGGAGGGGCTCGACCCTAAGTTGCAATTCATCGTTGACGAGGCGAAGAAACGGTTCAATCTGAAACTGCGAAGAATGGACCGTCGACGATTTAAGGAAGATGTCTACACATTCCTCGATATCTACAACCGATCGCTGGTCGGGACCTGGGGTTTTGTACCGATCGATAAGTCCGAAGTCGACAAAATGGCGGCCGATCTGAAACATCTACTCGTCCCCGAGTTGACATCCGTGTGCGAAGTCGACGGCGAGGTCATCGGATCGATGTTTGGGATGCTCGACTATAACCCGCGAATCAAGCAGATTGACGGTCGCCTGTTTCCGTTCGGCTTTTTCCGCCTATTGTGGAACAAAAAAGCCATCAAGAATATGCGTCTCATTTCGACCAATGTGGTGCCAGAATACCAACGGTGGGGCATCGGGCTCGTTATTTTGGAGCGTTTGGTTGCTGATTTACGTGCATGGGGCGTCGAAGAAGTCGAATTCTCTTGGGTCCTGGAAAGCAACCATCTTTCACGTGCCTCGCTCGAGCGAGGCGGGGCCAAGCGGTCCAAGACTTACCGCATGTACGACTATGCCCCGGCGGAAAAGGAAGGGACCACCCCCTAA
- the infA gene encoding translation initiation factor IF-1, whose product MSKKEEALEVEGTVTQALANTRFRVQLDVGPTVMAHVAGKMRKHFIRIVPGDRVRVELSPYDMTKGRIVFRER is encoded by the coding sequence ATGTCTAAGAAAGAAGAGGCTCTCGAAGTCGAAGGCACAGTGACTCAAGCACTGGCCAACACGCGATTCCGCGTGCAGTTGGACGTTGGTCCGACGGTGATGGCCCACGTGGCCGGTAAAATGCGTAAGCACTTTATCCGTATCGTTCCAGGCGATCGGGTCCGAGTGGAACTGTCTCCCTACGATATGACCAAGGGACGAATCGTCTTCCGAGAGCGCTAA
- the lysA gene encoding diaminopimelate decarboxylase: protein MPQVPTFSTSRQEIAGVSVTELAAEFGTPTYVYDAAKIVERINDLASFDVVRYAQKACSNLAVLKLVREHGVVVDAVSAWEIRRALAAGYDKHGDPPPIVYTADIFDREALELCVEHGLHVNCGSPDMIRQLGEMAPGREITLRINPGFGHGHSQKTNTGGQQSKHGIWHEQLSNCLMLADANGLQITGLHMHIGSGTDLHHLSQVCDAMEKAALEVGRSIKTISAGGGLPVPYNSEQTYVDLDKYFELWDATRKNLEKAFDHSISLEIEPGRYLSAEAGYLIAEIRAVKEMGTNLFYVADAGFNNLARPIMYGAYHPISLARKDGQALEATNDVIVGGPLCESGDIFTQEEGGFVSARKLPPATIGDLLVIECAGAYGYCMSSNYNSKPLAAEVMIEDGKARVIRRRQTFESFIADEMV, encoded by the coding sequence ATGCCACAAGTCCCCACATTTTCGACCTCGCGTCAAGAGATCGCTGGCGTTAGCGTAACAGAGCTCGCCGCTGAATTTGGCACTCCTACCTACGTTTACGATGCCGCCAAAATCGTGGAACGTATCAACGACCTGGCTTCGTTCGATGTGGTTCGCTACGCTCAAAAAGCATGCTCGAATCTGGCTGTTTTGAAACTGGTTCGAGAGCACGGCGTAGTTGTCGATGCCGTGAGTGCCTGGGAAATTCGCCGAGCATTAGCTGCCGGCTATGACAAGCATGGCGATCCTCCACCGATCGTTTATACGGCCGATATCTTTGATCGCGAAGCCTTAGAGCTTTGTGTCGAACATGGACTGCACGTGAATTGTGGTTCGCCTGATATGATCCGTCAGCTTGGCGAAATGGCACCCGGCCGTGAGATCACCTTGCGTATCAACCCAGGTTTCGGGCATGGTCACAGCCAAAAGACCAACACGGGTGGTCAGCAGTCAAAGCACGGTATCTGGCACGAACAGTTGAGCAATTGCCTGATGTTGGCCGATGCCAATGGTCTGCAAATCACCGGGCTGCATATGCACATCGGCAGTGGAACAGACCTACATCATCTATCGCAAGTGTGCGATGCCATGGAAAAGGCTGCCCTGGAAGTTGGCCGCAGCATCAAGACCATCAGCGCCGGTGGCGGCCTACCAGTTCCTTACAACAGCGAGCAAACCTACGTCGATCTCGACAAATACTTCGAGCTGTGGGACGCTACCCGCAAGAATTTGGAAAAGGCGTTCGATCATTCGATCTCGCTCGAAATTGAACCAGGTCGCTACCTGTCGGCGGAAGCCGGTTATCTGATTGCCGAGATCCGCGCCGTGAAAGAGATGGGAACGAACCTCTTCTACGTCGCCGACGCTGGTTTCAACAACTTGGCGCGACCAATCATGTACGGTGCTTATCATCCGATCTCCTTGGCTCGCAAAGATGGCCAGGCACTCGAAGCCACGAACGACGTGATCGTCGGGGGACCACTTTGCGAGTCAGGCGATATCTTCACCCAGGAAGAAGGAGGCTTCGTCAGCGCTCGCAAACTGCCGCCAGCGACAATCGGCGATCTGCTGGTGATCGAATGTGCCGGAGCCTACGGCTACTGCATGAGCTCGAATTACAATTCGAAGCCACTTGCCGCAGAAGTGATGATCGAAGATGGCAAAGCCCGTGTGATCCGTCGCCGCCAGACGTTCGAGAGCTTTATTGCCGACGAAATGGTCTAG
- a CDS encoding LysR family transcriptional regulator: MEIHQLRYFVAVAELENFTRAAEQCHVTQPSLSQQIAKLERELGTRLLDRLGRSVVLTDSGKELLPRARRILKEVDSAEGWFKRPDGPEAISLRLGALPTIAPFLLPEIVCHFRDELPQVCLTIVEDYTDHLLARLQKGTLDVAIMALPIEDPRLEVEPLFRESLLVAMPPSHPLAEKPTVAFNQVRQEGFVLLHEVHCLGEQILGFCRQQEFQPNVVCESAQIFTIQEMIRQGLGISLLPEMAIDPDDKSIVYRPIRKFQPFRTICAAWNRHRTVTTPQSRLLEMLRREDTTA; this comes from the coding sequence ATGGAAATTCATCAGCTACGCTACTTCGTAGCGGTTGCCGAACTCGAGAATTTCACCCGTGCTGCCGAGCAGTGCCATGTGACGCAACCATCGCTCAGCCAACAGATCGCGAAGCTGGAGCGCGAACTGGGAACGCGACTGCTCGATCGGCTCGGTCGTAGCGTGGTGCTGACCGATTCCGGAAAAGAACTGCTTCCGCGAGCGCGACGGATTTTGAAGGAAGTTGATTCGGCCGAAGGATGGTTCAAACGTCCCGACGGGCCAGAGGCAATTTCGCTTCGCCTGGGTGCCTTGCCGACGATTGCTCCCTTCCTGTTACCCGAGATTGTCTGTCATTTTCGTGACGAGCTCCCGCAGGTTTGTTTAACCATTGTCGAGGATTACACAGACCACTTGCTGGCGCGACTGCAGAAGGGAACCCTCGACGTCGCCATCATGGCCTTGCCGATCGAAGATCCACGACTCGAAGTGGAACCACTTTTTCGTGAGTCCCTGCTCGTGGCGATGCCCCCGTCCCATCCCTTGGCCGAAAAGCCGACGGTAGCATTTAACCAAGTTCGTCAAGAAGGATTTGTGCTATTGCATGAGGTCCACTGCCTTGGGGAACAAATCTTAGGCTTCTGCCGACAGCAAGAGTTTCAGCCAAACGTCGTTTGCGAGAGTGCTCAGATATTTACAATTCAAGAGATGATCCGTCAGGGACTTGGCATTTCGCTGTTGCCCGAAATGGCGATCGACCCAGATGATAAGTCGATCGTCTATCGGCCCATACGGAAGTTTCAACCATTTCGCACAATCTGCGCGGCTTGGAATCGCCACCGAACTGTAACGACGCCGCAATCACGATTGTTGGAGATGTTACGAAGAGAAGATACGACGGCTTAA
- a CDS encoding DUF1444 family protein — protein sequence MDLLRYLFGSSKRDDFADRLLRRVKDAGETREIRYERDAYQFRFFEQGELAGVANLGNIFNEYIRLSSGERESYLTRIARAILSHHKPIPESFEDAQCDILPIVRSRAYLEIDNLQRRLEGKPRFELPYIEVGSHLLALPIYDLPEAMRSIDPERLSQWNRSFYELMETALENLDQIKAVVTTLDERLFLFRNQDNYDASRILLIDRIRDLPVQGLPVAMAPTRDCLMITGDEDDVGMQLMIDIAKQHLKDPRPISLTPCRMTGEGWQTWLPPVGHPVHQAMNELRLQGLSTEYREQHESIESVLSESGRKGFVANYYLFRDLDPRNLYSYCVWPECPYALLPKTDIVVFMDQHHMKPLASGRWDVVQGILNPKLEDLETYPPRFRVLNFPTEDELRQIGSIPRFRL from the coding sequence ATGGACCTACTCCGATACCTTTTCGGCTCCTCGAAACGCGATGACTTCGCCGACAGGCTTCTACGTCGGGTCAAGGATGCTGGCGAGACCCGCGAGATCCGTTATGAACGGGACGCCTACCAGTTCCGCTTCTTCGAACAGGGCGAGTTGGCGGGAGTCGCGAATCTGGGGAACATCTTCAACGAGTATATACGTCTCTCCTCTGGTGAGCGGGAAAGTTATCTGACTCGGATTGCAAGAGCGATCCTATCGCATCACAAACCAATCCCGGAATCCTTCGAGGATGCCCAGTGCGATATTTTGCCGATCGTCCGCAGTCGCGCTTACCTGGAAATCGATAACCTGCAACGTCGGCTCGAGGGGAAGCCGCGATTCGAACTGCCCTACATCGAAGTCGGCAGTCATCTACTCGCACTACCCATTTACGATCTTCCTGAAGCGATGCGGAGTATCGATCCTGAGCGGTTATCGCAATGGAATCGATCATTTTATGAACTGATGGAAACGGCACTGGAAAACCTCGATCAAATCAAAGCCGTGGTTACCACGCTCGATGAGCGTCTATTTCTGTTTCGAAACCAGGACAATTACGACGCTTCCCGAATCTTGCTGATTGACCGCATTCGTGACTTGCCTGTTCAAGGTCTCCCAGTCGCCATGGCTCCGACGCGTGACTGCTTGATGATTACGGGTGATGAAGATGACGTGGGCATGCAGTTGATGATCGATATCGCGAAACAGCATCTAAAAGATCCACGGCCAATAAGTTTGACGCCGTGCCGAATGACTGGAGAGGGATGGCAGACCTGGCTTCCTCCAGTCGGACATCCAGTACACCAGGCAATGAACGAATTGCGTTTGCAAGGGCTCTCTACCGAGTACCGTGAGCAACACGAATCCATTGAGAGTGTATTGAGCGAATCTGGGCGAAAGGGCTTTGTCGCGAATTACTATCTCTTTCGTGATTTAGATCCCCGTAATCTCTATTCCTATTGCGTTTGGCCAGAGTGTCCTTATGCATTATTGCCGAAGACCGATATTGTTGTTTTTATGGATCAGCATCACATGAAGCCTTTGGCCAGTGGCCGGTGGGATGTTGTCCAAGGCATTCTCAATCCCAAATTAGAAGACCTAGAAACTTACCCACCGCGCTTTCGTGTTTTAAATTTTCCGACTGAGGACGAGTTGAGGCAGATTGGTTCAATTCCACGTTTCCGTCTATGA
- a CDS encoding protoglobin domain-containing protein: protein MNAHGDLGNLSAAELRELYHVTEEDLALLLEYSKIVLPKLDDFVEEFYDWMRTQPEFDLYFSDPITLQRVQNQQLVYWRDFFSADIDEAYVHKRKSIGASHARVGLSLPTYVSGMYRSLRIWTDVLYDQSLSHERYARSLKAITKLIMLDTAIVVDTYMRQTHYIIAEQHDSLMQMSTPVTEVWNDILMLPIVGIIDSKRAQDIMTAVLHKIADTHSRSLILDISGVAVVDTAVANHLIKITKATRLMGCTCTISGVSPAIAQTIVELGINVGDIRTTATLKDALRDAFGDMKVALQNDGTPS, encoded by the coding sequence ATGAATGCGCACGGTGATCTCGGGAACTTGTCAGCTGCGGAACTTCGCGAACTCTACCACGTAACCGAAGAAGATCTAGCACTACTCCTGGAGTATTCGAAGATCGTTCTCCCTAAATTGGATGACTTCGTGGAAGAGTTCTACGATTGGATGAGAACCCAGCCAGAGTTCGATCTTTACTTCTCTGACCCCATCACGCTGCAGCGTGTCCAAAATCAACAACTGGTCTATTGGCGTGATTTCTTTTCCGCTGATATCGACGAGGCGTACGTTCACAAACGGAAATCGATCGGCGCCAGTCATGCCCGGGTCGGCCTTTCGTTGCCGACGTATGTGAGCGGCATGTATCGTTCGCTGCGGATTTGGACCGACGTGCTGTACGATCAATCCCTTTCCCACGAGCGTTACGCGCGGTCCCTGAAAGCGATCACAAAGCTGATCATGTTAGATACGGCAATCGTGGTTGACACCTATATGCGGCAGACGCATTACATCATTGCTGAGCAGCATGATTCGTTGATGCAGATGTCGACTCCGGTTACCGAAGTGTGGAACGATATCTTGATGCTTCCGATCGTTGGCATCATCGATTCCAAACGAGCTCAAGATATTATGACGGCCGTCTTACATAAGATCGCCGACACTCACTCGCGGAGTCTTATTCTCGATATCAGCGGTGTGGCGGTCGTTGATACGGCAGTTGCAAATCACTTGATCAAAATTACGAAGGCAACTCGTTTGATGGGCTGCACCTGTACGATCTCTGGCGTCTCGCCGGCGATCGCTCAAACGATTGTCGAACTGGGCATCAACGTCGGAGACATTCGAACAACGGCAACCTTAAAGGATGCTTTAAGAGATGCGTTCGGCGACATGAAAGTGGCCCTTCAAAATGACGGGACACCATCATGA
- a CDS encoding adenylate/guanylate cyclase domain-containing protein gives MQFSSSSPPPSQTPTRVVLRVFLDGKQQKIFDDQAGREVEELNLPDRLILGRQDVTKGDPMPFRTITFTDHRKLIVTPYERREISRRSLDLTLDPLGNYLRVGNIGTHEVEVAPSGEGRIAHQQVRTFVVEDLKQQPIRLMIAKNIAIEVGVKGVVAEHQFPEPTLSQTSISQSVTDVAMMLRQSRMSDGYATPTGPSSADIERILGAVSAVLEKAASSPDFFTTAAENVCKLGNFDSCSYLGLDLTANQWQCEATWPAYDSVNNEGPHFDGKALEYIWTNRKTWATPASFGEASVSERIVVTPVLSHNSVVGALYASKQKGMLGDDVLADCEVKFVEVIRDCLTVGLERLKQEQEAAKHQVCLAQFFPPGIADRILYDETLLETREENISVLFCDIRGFSTISSAIGSIRTLEWLRDVLGELSESVIRHSGVLLEYVGDEMVAMWGAPDSQPEHADLACLAAIDMIGKLERLNQAWSDRIPDHLLPFGLTIGINTGDCVVGKKGTEYKYMWGPLGPTVNIASRVQGATKHFCPKRVGEDTATIYLPPNILITEATRLALGSNMPTRHLGSIQVVNIPDPIRVHQLATSTAGQWNHLRENYEHALLQFESRNFLEALNTLDNIAKIDELRSDGPTRCLRDRALALLQNPKLVGDDHPTWLLDQK, from the coding sequence ATGCAATTTTCCTCCTCTAGTCCACCACCTTCCCAGACGCCCACTCGGGTTGTGCTGCGTGTTTTCTTGGACGGAAAACAGCAAAAGATCTTCGACGACCAAGCTGGCCGTGAAGTCGAGGAACTGAATCTTCCAGATCGACTCATTTTAGGACGCCAGGATGTGACCAAGGGCGATCCCATGCCCTTTCGGACGATCACCTTCACCGATCATCGTAAGCTAATTGTCACGCCTTACGAGCGTCGCGAGATCTCGCGACGCTCGCTTGATCTGACCCTCGACCCGCTGGGAAATTACCTTCGCGTGGGAAATATTGGGACCCATGAAGTCGAGGTGGCACCAAGTGGCGAAGGGCGAATTGCCCATCAACAAGTCCGCACGTTCGTGGTCGAGGATCTAAAGCAACAGCCGATCCGGCTGATGATTGCCAAAAACATCGCCATTGAAGTCGGGGTCAAGGGAGTTGTCGCCGAGCACCAATTCCCGGAACCGACTTTGAGTCAAACTAGCATCTCGCAGAGCGTCACCGACGTGGCAATGATGCTGCGGCAAAGTCGGATGAGTGATGGTTACGCGACGCCTACCGGACCTTCGAGTGCTGATATCGAGAGAATCCTGGGCGCCGTTAGTGCCGTCCTGGAGAAAGCGGCCAGTTCGCCTGACTTCTTCACGACCGCTGCGGAAAATGTCTGTAAGCTGGGAAACTTCGATTCCTGCTCTTACCTGGGACTCGATTTGACCGCCAATCAATGGCAATGCGAAGCAACCTGGCCAGCTTACGACTCGGTAAACAACGAGGGGCCTCACTTCGACGGGAAGGCCCTGGAATACATCTGGACGAATCGCAAGACATGGGCGACGCCAGCTTCCTTTGGCGAGGCTTCCGTTTCCGAACGGATCGTGGTGACGCCGGTATTGTCGCACAATTCGGTGGTCGGAGCGTTGTACGCCTCGAAGCAAAAGGGAATGTTGGGCGACGATGTCTTGGCCGATTGCGAGGTGAAGTTTGTTGAAGTGATCCGCGACTGCTTAACGGTCGGTCTCGAACGTCTGAAACAAGAGCAGGAAGCGGCCAAGCATCAAGTTTGTCTGGCCCAGTTTTTTCCGCCAGGAATTGCCGACCGCATTCTCTATGACGAGACGTTACTGGAAACTCGCGAAGAGAACATCTCAGTCTTGTTTTGTGATATTCGCGGCTTCAGCACAATTAGCTCGGCGATTGGTTCGATCCGCACGCTGGAGTGGCTGCGTGATGTATTGGGAGAGCTCTCCGAAAGTGTCATTCGTCACTCAGGCGTATTGCTGGAATACGTGGGTGATGAAATGGTTGCCATGTGGGGTGCGCCTGACTCACAGCCAGAGCATGCGGATTTGGCATGTTTAGCTGCAATCGACATGATCGGTAAACTCGAACGTTTGAACCAGGCTTGGTCTGACCGTATCCCCGATCATCTTCTACCCTTCGGCTTGACGATCGGCATCAACACGGGCGACTGCGTGGTTGGGAAAAAGGGGACCGAGTACAAATACATGTGGGGTCCGCTTGGGCCGACGGTTAACATCGCGAGTCGCGTTCAGGGCGCGACTAAGCACTTCTGTCCGAAACGGGTTGGCGAAGACACGGCGACCATTTACTTGCCGCCGAATATTCTGATCACCGAAGCTACACGTCTAGCACTCGGGTCCAACATGCCAACTCGGCACCTGGGTTCGATTCAGGTGGTGAATATCCCCGATCCAATTCGGGTCCATCAACTGGCAACTTCGACCGCCGGTCAGTGGAATCATTTACGTGAAAACTACGAGCACGCTTTGCTTCAGTTTGAGTCACGGAACTTCCTTGAGGCGCTTAATACGCTCGACAACATCGCCAAAATCGACGAACTTCGCTCGGATGGGCCGACTCGTTGCTTACGTGACCGAGCATTGGCGCTACTTCAAAATCCGAAACTCGTCGGCGACGATCATCCGACTTGGTTGCTAGACCAGAAGTAG
- a CDS encoding efflux RND transporter periplasmic adaptor subunit: MFKTIAIGVAIVLVGGLLYFLLRDGGPQVDVVTATERPIQEYVDEQGKTRLPRIYKISMPFAARIGEITLEEGDQVKAGQLVAQIVQEDVEAEHAEAKAAVERLTASIRESADKTVENTTKQQAEYFVQSMVNTVEAAKTQMTASRSRFEYATTFLERVRKLIPQGAKTEDDLDRAQLQKVENETEFQTDALTYQAILSIDAATKLLPSMVSQYIDRKDLSVAVLQQEKAEAEARLRTAELRLARSKMTSPVNGIVLNKELTSEQQAAAGTLLLEIGQLDQLEVEAEILSQDATRIKPGNRAEIYGPSLGRKAGEGIVLTVDRVYPTGFTKVSSLGVEQQRVLVILRFDSDKIREVLEQHGLGVEYRVQVRIYTEEKASALVIPRSAIFRDLAGNWQAYVESGGRLQRRELKLGLMNDLNVEVLQGVAPGDHLLVSPESSLSEGDSVTAVVRPREE; encoded by the coding sequence ATGTTCAAAACCATTGCCATCGGTGTCGCCATCGTGCTTGTCGGAGGACTGCTCTATTTCCTTCTGCGCGACGGCGGCCCTCAAGTCGACGTCGTTACTGCCACCGAAAGACCCATTCAAGAATATGTGGACGAACAAGGGAAGACGCGACTTCCTCGCATCTACAAGATATCGATGCCGTTCGCCGCTCGGATTGGTGAGATCACCTTGGAAGAAGGAGACCAAGTCAAAGCTGGTCAACTGGTCGCCCAGATCGTGCAGGAAGATGTCGAAGCGGAGCATGCCGAAGCGAAAGCGGCCGTCGAGCGATTGACCGCTTCAATTCGCGAATCGGCCGACAAAACTGTCGAGAACACCACGAAACAACAAGCGGAGTATTTTGTCCAGTCGATGGTCAACACGGTCGAAGCCGCCAAGACACAGATGACCGCCAGCCGTTCGCGTTTTGAATATGCGACGACCTTCTTAGAACGTGTACGAAAACTCATCCCGCAGGGAGCGAAAACGGAAGATGACCTCGACCGCGCTCAACTGCAAAAAGTCGAAAACGAAACCGAGTTTCAAACCGATGCGCTCACCTATCAAGCGATCCTATCGATCGATGCGGCGACGAAACTGTTGCCAAGCATGGTAAGCCAATACATCGATCGCAAAGACTTATCGGTCGCCGTACTGCAGCAAGAGAAAGCAGAAGCTGAAGCACGCCTACGAACCGCCGAACTTCGACTCGCTCGGTCAAAAATGACCAGCCCAGTCAATGGCATCGTACTCAACAAGGAACTAACCAGCGAACAACAAGCAGCTGCTGGAACGTTACTCTTAGAAATCGGTCAGTTGGACCAGTTGGAGGTTGAAGCCGAAATCCTCAGCCAAGATGCAACACGGATAAAGCCAGGCAACCGTGCAGAAATCTACGGTCCTTCGCTTGGCAGAAAGGCAGGGGAGGGGATCGTGCTGACGGTAGATCGAGTCTATCCAACCGGGTTCACGAAAGTGAGCTCGCTGGGGGTGGAGCAGCAGCGTGTCCTGGTAATCTTACGGTTTGACTCTGACAAAATTCGCGAAGTGCTGGAACAACATGGGCTCGGAGTGGAATATCGTGTTCAAGTCAGGATCTACACTGAGGAGAAAGCTAGCGCTTTGGTCATTCCCCGTTCGGCGATATTCCGTGATTTGGCTGGAAATTGGCAAGCATATGTTGAATCGGGCGGACGGTTGCAACGTAGAGAATTGAAACTGGGTCTGATGAACGATTTGAATGTCGAGGTTCTCCAAGGCGTAGCACCAGGGGACCATCTACTAGTTTCACCGGAGTCCTCTCTGTCCGAGGGCGATTCCGTTACCGCCGTTGTGCGACCCCGGGAAGAGTGA
- a CDS encoding ATP-binding protein — translation MRIWINSEASLARSIMATRKLAESIGLQNNQVALVATAVSELARNILKYAKQGEVILRPVSQLTRPGIEVVAWDRGPGIEDVDTAMCDHHSTGGTLGLGLPGVKRLMDDFEIESEVGKGTRVTARKWK, via the coding sequence ATGCGGATATGGATAAACTCCGAAGCAAGCCTGGCTCGCTCGATCATGGCCACCCGTAAACTGGCCGAATCGATCGGATTGCAGAATAACCAAGTTGCCTTGGTCGCCACGGCGGTTTCGGAACTTGCTCGCAACATTTTGAAATATGCCAAGCAAGGCGAAGTCATTCTTCGCCCCGTTAGTCAGCTTACCAGACCAGGCATCGAGGTTGTTGCCTGGGATCGCGGACCAGGGATTGAGGACGTTGACACCGCGATGTGCGACCATCACAGCACCGGTGGAACCTTGGGACTAGGATTGCCTGGGGTGAAGCGTCTCATGGACGACTTTGAAATTGAATCAGAAGTCGGAAAGGGAACGAGGGTCACAGCAAGGAAATGGAAGTAA
- a CDS encoding STAS domain-containing protein → MNHDTTLAPRIPMQLTNHCLVASIQIDLNDNVLFRFKRDLLEKIRQTQTRAVLLDVSGVDIMDLVEFESIREIMHMSRLMGARSMLVGIKPEIVCSLMDFDIDFKEMETALTLDQAFEVLQPMLANGGT, encoded by the coding sequence ATGAACCACGATACCACCTTGGCGCCGCGAATTCCGATGCAGTTGACCAACCATTGTTTGGTCGCGTCGATTCAGATTGATCTGAATGACAACGTCTTGTTTCGCTTTAAGCGAGACTTGCTTGAGAAGATACGTCAAACACAAACTCGCGCGGTCTTGCTCGATGTATCAGGCGTCGACATCATGGATCTGGTCGAGTTCGAATCGATTCGCGAGATCATGCACATGTCGCGTCTAATGGGCGCACGATCGATGTTAGTTGGCATTAAGCCTGAGATTGTCTGCTCGTTAATGGACTTCGATATCGACTTTAAAGAGATGGAAACGGCACTCACGCTCGATCAAGCCTTCGAGGTTTTGCAACCGATGTTAGCCAACGGGGGAACATAA